DNA from Misgurnus anguillicaudatus chromosome 13, ASM2758022v2, whole genome shotgun sequence:
TACATGAATACTATAGGCTGTGTTTACTCATGTAGTGtagttttatgtttatttaaccaGCAATAAAGTTGTGTGGATGTAATGGCTCAACCCAGTAAGTTTCTGAATGAATGAACTGAACCCTGCTGGTCACcgctggtttttccagcagggaaGTAACCTGTGGGTGGGATTTGTTGTCATGTGAGGTCATTATCTGCTTGTTAAGTCATCATGACGTAATGATACTGTTTCTGGGTCCAAGCATCATTTTAATAGAGGATATTACTTAAACAGCCGTTAATGAGCACTATGTTTTCATATCACAGATTTAAGTGAACAATTTATATTCATGATTTATTCACAATTTATAATCCATGTCTGGTCATTtgttatggagataaaaattaGAATTGGGGAAGTTTGGAagttttacttgttttttattatacaaGTGTAtgttagcattttttttatttgcccaATGGCATCTGTGAGTGGTTGGACCCAGAAGCGGTGTCAGACTTAACAAGCGGATACTAACTGATTTATCTTGAAGAGCCTCCACTCAGGCCCATCAGTTCAGAAGGGAAGAGGAAGTCAGTAACTACAGGCATAATTTCAGCTGGAGCTGGGACCATCTtgattatcatcatcatcatcattgttGTAGTAATCATTGTCAGGAAGGTCAGTATTATCACTGGAAAATATGTCAAATAATGTTTTGATTTTGTGTTCCACTGAAGAAAGagaagggggtcgcacaccggacgtgAAGCTCAgagccgcgccgttctaaaaaaatcgaacacattgttttctatgagtgtacgcacaccggcgctaACAGGTGAAGGTTATTTAATGTATACTTCCAGTTCTACGATACGCGACTCCACGCggaaccggaagtgcacattacatagcgcgagcttagtcagatagcgtctatttcaaaatgcaaaatatacgttagcacccaatgttaatcgttaatgattggaacaaatatgatgttatttaatgttaaactatgtgagtggcgctctgtggcgcgacagggatttgaggaacttcctgagtcgtagctgggcgccGCGGACAGGCCCCACCTGTCGGTGCCGGTGTGCATATGcttatagaaaacaatgtgttagatttttttttttagaacggtgTGGTGCggtgctgagctgcgcgtctggtgtgcgacccccttaaatTGTATGGATATGGAACCATACACGAGATGACAGAATtgtaatttttaagtaaaatccATGAGCTTATTTtgcttatttgtttattataacCTTACAGTAGTGTTTACAGtagtttttacattattttcatctTCACCATTATATTCAGTTAACAAAAAATGGGTGCTTTTGTATTGACAGAACCTTTTATGAAAGTGCGACCTGCGACGTGAGGTTCCTAAGACATAAGGCCTACAGTCATCAGAACTACAGACGCTGTTCACTGATTCTAAATCAGTCATTCTGAATACAAGTGTTCTGGCTATGAAGTGCACAGAGACTGTTTATGTTCAACCTAATATAGCACATGCGCAACGATTGACTGACCTGGCTGGAGAAACATGAAATGATGTAATGGagaaagagtttttttacattttaatgtgtGATGTGCATGGTAGTTTGAGGTTCTTCctttgtttttgaagctttgattgtgtttaaagtgcgcaatataacatgtgttcatgtttgatgtgtaaaaaaaaagcacagtatttttcacacaattcacttatctgtataccgctgttttcactgtcctaaaaacagtctgatgtcttccttttttataaaaagtccctccttcagaaatatctGATTGTATAGCTTGTGTGAGCTTAGCTGGCGCCTGACTTATTCCTGTGGggggagtttagtcaaaaactgttttattgatgtcattaaagcaggaagtagagggctgtagtccaaaccgttCGTTCGCTGTAGGGTTTAAAATGGCTGTATTTAAATGGGCTTTTGAGGGTTAACCCTAAGCATTGAAAGGGTACTGCTGACAGctattgtatcttttttttctgagagtgtaatataacatatttatttataatataaaatatcttaaaaatatttagatCTAATTGCTGAAATGATTTGGATTTAGTGTTTCTGCTCATGATTTAACTAATGTTAAGTCAAATATTTGACATCTGATTTGACACCGTCTATATAACCATCACTTGCCCTTTACAACAGTAAGGTGTGAATGTTTCCTATAATGGTTACATCATTAATGTTTACTctgtatatgtgaccctggaccacaaaaccaaaagTCAAGTCACATGGGTATTTAAAGCAATGGCCAGaattgttgttttaatgccaaAGATTATTAGGATATtttgtaaagatcatgttccatgaatatatttagtaatttcctaccataaacattacacactaagtaaagtttgaaaaataggATCTggaaaaacgggacctttaaatgATCAGAGCTGGCTGTATTTAAATGGGctgtttttatatatgtatataatatatatttaaaatctaataaaatatatataaacatttgtatttCTGATGTGTTCTGTGGCATAGAAATCACATCCTGTAATGAAGCAaaaataaggaaataaaaagaaTAACCATCACgaaattttgttatataatcacgtaattttttattcttcgtgatattatcacaaatttccgagttttttcgtgatcgtataacaaattcctgttttcgtgtgattatcacgtattttGGTTGCTCAAATGTTTTGtgctattttcttaccattgtcgcttcggttttatttacatgaaattatatccctacccaaacccaactctaaccctaaagccaggcgacatataaaaaaataaaacagaaaaaatagtataaaccaatgtataaagtgacattcaaATGCAAGccctaaatctaaccctaaaccgaagggacaattgtttaaaaataggacaaagcagttgagtaaccatcacacgaaaacaggaccCTGCCacacgatcacgaaaaaatgctgaaatctgtgaaaatatcacaaaaaaagaacaaaaaaaattacgtgactatatcacgaaaccttgtgCTTCATAATGACTAACATTATAATAACAAATGCAAGACACCATCGGTTCAGAGGACTGAAgtccaaaaaagtttttttctaaaCCAACAAATAACAATTCCAAAGTGATTCTTTAAATGCTtacgtttttattttaaagtgtgtctttttgtttgtgtgtcattGATTATTTTGTATGTTAATAAAcgacactgtcaaaaataaacacagcaaaatcaccagtgttaaatgtacactgcTGAGGAAGATttatgtacgcacacttgcaggtgatctgtgatttttaaagagaacattgctttgttttataagtcttaatattttttggcatatgccatttttggcttttgtgcgtatgaagacttttagtaaggatcctaagCACAGTTTATAGaacgtttcagcagtaacaattaaacaagcgcATTTCaaggtcaacacgtaacttccggtaaactccgctaagaataaataacaacaaagttattttaaagtagtttatttatataacaagcaaaataaacaacatgtagattaccttggaaaccaaaacatttgttattttcgatgaggtatttgtttaagagttcagtttcagcaactagtcaaacCATTTAACAAACAGAAACGggaagtaaagtttggaccAGATGCGTAATTGCGTCACcgcatgtgcgtccgatgaaacgtctataaatgaggccccagcagtgtacatttaacactGATAATTTTCCTGTGAAGGtataaaagctgtcactggagcagaacctttcaaaaaggtcctaatatgtaccatttaggtaccaatatgtacccttTAAAGTACTAATTTGCACtctttgaaagggtactgcagTGACAGctgtaatataaaaatattttaataatataaaatatctaaaaaatatttagatCTAATTGCTGAAATGATTTGGATTTAGTGTCTCTGCTCGTGATTTAACTAATGTTAAGTAAAATATTTGTGTTGTCTGACATCTGATTTGACACCGTCTATATAACCATCACTTGCCCTTTACAACAGTAAGGTGTGAATGTTGTCTATAATGGTTACATCATTAATGTTTACACTGTATATGTTTCCCTGTACCACAAAACCGATGAAGgcacatgggtatatttgtagaaatagccagaattgttgttttttaatgccaaaaatcattaggatactGTAAAGATCATGTATTAAGatatttattatttagaaaGCTTCTTTATttatcagctttcagatgatgtataaatcgtAAATTCAATAAATTGACCTTTATGACTttatggttttgtggttcaaGGTCCCAAATGtgattttaaactttttatagAGCTTCAGTTTATAGATCTTACACCTTCTGGTGCCtcataaaaatgtcattagcatGAGAAAGAGTTCGGCCTTGAGCAGATCTTATGTGTTCAACCAGAAAGACAACAGTAGCAAATCCCACCAGAACTGACAGAACGAGCCGGATCAGAACCTCAACATCTCCACAATACTCCTGACAGTCTGTATGTGTAGACAGAGATTCTTCTAGAATGATAAACACGTACACATttcagtaaatgtttttttcagtacAAATGCACATTGCAGAGGCTGAGGTTGATGTGGTTAAGAAGAGACTTCCtgattgtttgtattattttacCTTCATAGTATGGACAGACGTCTTTCATTTGAAGATTGAGGCTCTTATTGCTCACTGGATTTGTGGCCGTGCATCTGTATGTTTCTGTATCATTATAATGAAGCTTTAAAGATAAACTGAGATTAAATCTGAGATCAGAACTGCTGGTCTGGTTCACCATTTCACCTCCTTTGTACCACGAGATGGAGACGtcattgtcattttttacagagCAGAGAACCGAGCAAAAGTCTTCCATCTTCTGTGATGTATCTGGTAAACATTAGCGTAGCGTTAAGTctaaagtatttatttttactcCTCTATACAATAACAATATTTTGCCCCAAGCTAGTATTGTACAACCAACAAGATAAAAAATTGGTATGGGTATGGTTCAACCCCAAAACCTGtgtttaccacaaaataaccatagcTTTGCTACAAAAATCAtggttaaaccatggttactataGTCACTGTTCGAATTGAGGGGGTCTGGGGTGGTCCCGGACTTCCTGAAAGCATTGAGGGATGccctataaagcacaaaaatataaatgaggGGGTCCcctaatttttattaaaattaaaatactacatgaattgAAAATTCTTGTGATTTACTGCCACAAAGCAATACTGTCCATTATTTGTTCCAATTTCTAAATAAactaatccaaaagatttctgtctgaaataaatgtgcgcctcacgctgttttctggaggaattgacaGATTGTTACTTtagatttaggattgggttaggggctttaaaaaatattctaaaactattatttaACACTAATTTAAGGGGTAATATTTGTTAGGgtttttttaaattggtttTTATTTGACTAAAACGTTGATCCAAGATCAGGCTTAGCAAGGGGACccccataatctttgacataatttgAACACTGACAGTAAAAGCATGGTTTTGCCAATAATGATCAATATACCAAAACAACATGGCAAGTTTTCGTAAGGGTAATATCATCAATCTGTCCAAGACTAAAggtacagatttttttttattaattgattatacaaaataaatgtgggtaacactttattttacggtgtctttgttacatatgctacatgtaattattataagctacagctggttcaaaacgccgccgcaagagtgcttactcgatctaaaaagtatgaccacatcagtccaattctggcatctttacactggctaccagttaaatatcgtatacaatttaaagtattactaatcacctacaaagccttaaatggcctagcgccttcgtatattaaagaactactatcagaatacaatccatcacgtaaactgcgctcacaaaattctggtcacttaattatccctagaatatcaaaagtgtctaaaggtggtagatccttttcctacttagcccctaagctctggaatgatttaccatataatgttcgagtatcagacacagtcgatcaatttaaatctaaacttaagacattcttctttaacaaagcattcacataaaatgtccagtaaatttacatttcccgcagtagttagtttgtctagaacaaagcactcacatacctcatatgggtaatatactattgccgcaatagttagcctgtctggaaccgagccgacttgaaccactataatgtttgacacttgcattgcatgcgaacggcccctacgctaatagaattctgtttttctctccctgtctcgtcctcaaccacgaggaccatgagacaaacagacccagttccggctgctgtgaagatcattgcatcactgatccactggctgtccttcaacgtgatgaccagacgatgcccgaccaacgaccaccggctaaaccagtttaattcgcatacccgcctcctatcccgaCAGTTTCTATATatagataaatatatattaattcctcccaagggtttttgtccttctagcactttttcccattggtttttttttcctagagggtttttaatcccagggagagtcagccatctttggcttaacttagcactttacagtataggttacattattaatatgctcgcttgtacggtttaaccgctttctctacttcttatattatctattgattttctgtgttctcctctacatcttctcatgtaaagctgctttgcaacaattcacacttgtgaaaagcgctatataaataaaattgaattgaattgaattgaatagtaATAACaggtaattatgcataattgcacgcaactaaccctaaaccaaaccctaatcctaaccccaaccctataataagtacatgttgttaatgattattacttagtatttaaatgtataattacactgtaacagtgataccgtaaaataaagtgagaCCTAAATGTGTTATAGTGCATTTACAGCTCTTAATAAAGAGTGTTTAATAAGATTATGGATGTAACACTTAGAATTgataaagtaaaagtaaagatcTTACTTGAAGGTTGTTGCACACTAGTAAGTGAAGTGCTCTTTATAGCAGGTACAGAAACAGGAGCTTTAGGACAAGGAAAAATAACTTGACATTTGTTTGGACTCCAGATTATTCATGTGTCCATATTGACTGCAGGTGTATCTTACCGTATACATTCACTTTGAACATTCTTGTTGAAATCTGTTTGTCGATAACAATCATTGCTTTATAGATTCCAGAATCATTTGTGCTGATGTTTGAGATGCTTAAAGCTCCAGTCTGTTGGTCCAGCTGTACCCTGCCATTAAATCTCCCATCATAATGGCTGTAAAGTTTCCCGTGATACTGGGCGATGCGAGAACTTAGTTTGCCATCTTCAAACGTCCACAGTATTTGTGTGCTTTCCTTGAGTTGCTCAACTTCAGTATCGAGTCTGAGGAGATCCCCATTCATCACTTTAACAACTTTAATATCATCAGACCCTCCGGCCACTGTAACAGAAAAAAACGCAATTAAACAATCAAATGTGAATTATTCAGCAAGACCCAAAATTTAACCTTATGAGACAAAGAGTTTTGAAAGAAAGCATTTAGCCACACAGTTGCACAACAGGGGTTTACTCTTGCTAAACTAAATACAAGCAAAGTTAACATACTCATATACAAACAAATGCTTAAAATTATTGCacaagattttatttttaactgcAGCTCTGCACAGGCCTGTGGTTTAACCAGGTGTGGTGAAAAGTGAGATAGAGGAAGTTAGATAATGCTGCTTGTAAGTCACTGGGTCTTGACCAGAAGGTGTTACTTTCTATATAACAAagttttatacaaaataaagCACTTACAAAGTGAAAATCACAAACCACCAATTAAACTTAGTTTTAATCTGCTATATATGTGTTTAAATTGTATACAGTGAGCTGTATGTGAACACAGTttcatgatgctaacattataGAGTTAAATAGCcaggaaaaaaaacaatacgtgtgtatcttgagacaaaacagttgcactgatatatgtttaGAAATGGcagtgaaatgtgtttttaaattaaagcatgcattttagtctcagactagaataagccctgtctgggaaccCATCCCTAAATGTTAAACCTATatcatatattataataaatatatttgtattgcACCATAAAAGAAGGAATTTTCTTCAAACATCCTTAAACAATACCTACTGTATAACCAAGATTTATTGCATCTGTACGTAAATAATTTATGTTAACATTTTCCTTTTACccaaaagtttaaaattaaaccaaaaataaaaaatatcttacCCTCCACAGTGATGAAAAACAAGATGAGAGTCCACATTTAggattttgtgttataatgatTAATCTTTCCGTTTGTCCTTCACTCGATGATTCAACAGGATGGACATGCAGTAAAAAAAGTTTCTCTTTCACTCTCTATCTGTGTTTCTCTCTCAATTCTCTCACTTTGGTGGGTGCAGTTGCGGTTTAGAAGTAAGACAGTCAGCCTTGTAACCTAAAGGTCGCTGACTTGATTCTCGAGGCTGGTGGGTTGCGACTGATGTGCCCTTAAGATTGAGATCTTCCCCCAATTGCTCCTTGGGTGCTTcagtgatagctgcccactTTAAGTATGGGTTATCATAAGTATAGGTTATCATACATTGACCCATTACAGGTCACTTTCacttcactttctctctctctcaatatcCAGCTATGACTTTGATGTTCAGATTCATTTAATTAGTTTTTACACTAAGTCTCAGATCTGTTTTTGTCAGGAAAATGAATGTGTCTATTACTCAAAGATAGTCAACTTTGTTAACACAAGCACAAGATAGATACAGAGATGGCGGAGAAGATAGGAGTCTTAATGCTCAGTCTCACTTTGTCTGACTAAAACCAGATTGTTATTGTTAGGTGGTATAAAAACACCAAGCAAAAACAGTGGAAAATGTACTTCTTTATAACATTGTGATGTGAAAGTGACAGCTACATAcattcaccactagatggcgctgcACGAGCATTTTTCACTTAATATTTTAGATTTCACTTTAAAGCCAACAGGTAACTAATCTAAATTTGTACAAAAACCCATTAAAGTTTTACTCTTTTAAATGCTGTTTAATGCACTACTGTCTTGCAGGAAGAATATGATATAGGCGTttttatatgtaaatattaaataagtaaagcatgtgttttttaatcatttatatCAATAAGGATTCCGTAGCATTCTTGTTTAGTTTTAActagaatttaaaaaaa
Protein-coding regions in this window:
- the LOC129431010 gene encoding SLAM family member 5, whose translation is MWTLILFFITVEVAGGSDDIKVVKVMNGDLLRLDTEVEQLKESTQILWTFEDGKLSSRIAQYHGKLYSHYDGRFNGRVQLDQQTGALSISNISTNDSGIYKAMIVIDKQISTRMFKVNVYAPVSVPAIKSTSLTSVQQPSNTSQKMEDFCSVLCSVKNDNDVSISWYKGGEMVNQTSSSDLRFNLSLSLKLHYNDTETYRCTATNPVSNKSLNLQMKDVCPYYEEESLSTHTDCQEYCGDVEVLIRLVLSVLVGFATVVFLVEHIRSAQGRTLSHANDIFMRHQKV